GCGCCGCGAGGATGGCGGCGGTTCCCGCCGGGACATGCCAGGCGGGCGCCAGGTTCTCCAGCCGGGCCACCACGTCCGGCCCGGCCAGGGCGTAGGCGGGCCGCGCGCCCACCAGCCCGTGCGCCTTGCCGGGCGAGAGCAGGCGCACCACGCTGGGGTGCCGGGGTGACGAGGGGGCGGCGGTGAAGGGCATATACGCCTCGTCCACGAGGAGCAGTGCCCCGACCCCGGCGCAGGCGTCCGCCAGCGCGCGCAGTTCTCCCACCGTCCGGACTTCCCCCGTGGGGTTGTGGGGCTGGCCCAGGTAGACGAGGCGCACGTCCGGCGCCAGGACGGCGGGCACGTCCGCCACGACCTCCACCCGTGCCCGGACCAGGGCGGCGGCCCGCGCCAGTTCCCCGAAGGGGGCACGCAGGCTCAGGAGCGTGCCGCCGGGGGGCAGGAACGCCCGGGCGAGGCGGTGCAGCAGGTCCGAGGCGCCCACCGCCAGCGCCACCTCGTCCGCCTCCACCCCGTGCCACGCGGCCAGCCGGGCGCGCACTCCGGTATAGGTCGGATCGGGGTAGTGGGCATGGTCGGCGGCGTGCAGGGCCCGGAGGAGCCGCGGGTTGGGGCCGTAGGGGTTCGCGTTCACGCTGAAGTCCAGGCCCTTGAAGGGCCGCGCGGTCGGCCCGCCGTGCGGCGCGCGGGGCAGGAGGGGCGGCAGGTCAGCCACGGCGTCTCCGGCGAGCGGGCAGCAGCAGGGCCAGGGTGGCGAGGGCGAGCGTCCAGCGGGCGAGCCGGAGCGCGCGGGCCAGGTCCGCCGCAGCGGGCAGGCGGCCCCCCGCATTCAGGACATACACGCCCCGCTTGTCCAGCCGGACGCCGAGGGCGCCCGCGAACGCGCTCATGGGCTGTCCGGCGTTGGGGCTGGGGGTGAAGCGCGCGTCCCGCCGCCAGATGCGCCACGCGCCGATGGGGTCCAGCCCGGCGGGAAGGGCCGCCAGCACCGCACACAGTGCCGTGAGCCGGGCGGGCGCGAGGTTCAGCAGGTCGTCGGCGTGGGCAGCCACCTTGCCCGGGTGTTCCAGTTCCGGCGTGCGGTAGCCCCACAGCGCGTCGGCGGTGTTCGCGTAACGGTAGAGGGCGGTGAGGGGCAGACCGCCCCAACGGAAGCACAGCAGCGGCGCGACCACGCTGTCGGACAGGTTCTCCGCCAGGCTCTCGATGGCCGCGCCCGCCACCTCCTCCGCGCCCAGTTCCCCCGTCTCCCGGCTGACGAGATGCCAGGCCAGGAGCCGCCGCGCTTCCGGCAGGTCGTCTGCCGCGAGGGCCGCGTGGACCTCCCCCACCGCCGCCACCAGCGCGCGCCGGGCCAGCAGAGGCTTGAGCAGCACTCCGCGTGTCACCCAGCCGCCCGGCAACTGTCCCGCCAGCAGACCCGCGCCCGCCGAAAGCGCCGCACCCAGCGCCCAGGTCACGCCCCCCTCCCGCTGCTGGGTGCCCGGTGTGGTGGCCTGCCAGCGACGCCTGGCCCCTTTCAGGTAAGTCCCCATCCAGACGACCGGGTGCAGGCGCGCGGGCGGCTCGCCCAGGGCGTCCAGCGCGAGGGCGAGCAGCAGCGCCCGCCGCCTCCCCTTCAGGAACACGCCGCCACCAGCCGCGCCGCCTGTTCCGGCTCCGCCCCGTAATGTAGGTGCAGGTAGCTGGCCAGGACATTCCCCCGCGCGTAGCCCTCCTCCACCCGCTGCCCGGTTCCGTCCATCCAGGTGTAAGCGGGATGCGTGGGCGCGTGGGTGAGGACGCTGTGGTGAAACTCGTGCCCGCGCAGGACCGTGCCCGCCGGGGCCAGCGGCGAGGCGGTCAGCGCGGTCGCCTCGCGGTAACCCAGCGTGAGGCGCGGGGCCATGCGGGTGCGGTAGGGCAGGACGCCGCACATCTCGAAGCAGTTCCCGTCCGCGTCCTCCAGCGTCTCCGCCAGGTACATCAGGCCGCCGCACTCCCCGATCACCGGGCGGCCGGTCGCCGCGAACGCCCGCAGGGCCAGGCGCATGGACGTATTGGCGCTCAGCTCCGCCGCGTGGGCCTCGGGGTAGCCGCCACCCAGCAGCACGCCGCCCACGCCAGGCGGCAACCCCGCGTCCCTCAGGGGGCTGAAGGGCACCAGTTCCGCCCCGGCGTCCCGCAGCTCGTCCAGGGCGTCCGGGTAGTAGAAGTGAAACGCCTCGTCGAGCGCGTAGGCGAGGCGGGCACGGTGGCCCGGGGAAGGGACGGGCGGCGTGGGAAGGGGCAGGGGGGGCGCGTCCGCCAGCTCCAGCAGGGCGTCCAGCTTCAGCGTCCCGGCGGCCCGGAGAGCCTGCGCCTCGTCCCAGGACGCCCGCTCGGCGCTCAGCAGGCCCAGGTGCCGGGCGGGCAGGTGCAGGGCCGGGTCGTCCGGGACGAACCCCAGCAGCGGCAGCCCGATCTGCGCGAGGGCCACCTCGCAGAGAGCGGCGTGCCGCTCGCCCGCCACCCGGTTGAGAATCACGCCCACCACCTTCAGGTCAGGACCGAAAGAACGCAGGCCGTGCGCGACCGCCGCCACGGTCCGGGCGCTGCCTCCCGCGTCGATCACCAGCACCACCGGGGCGGCCAGCAGCCGGGCGAGGTCGGCGGTCGAGTGCGCGTCGCTGGCGGGGTCCCGCCCGTCGTACAGGCCCATCACGCCCTCCAGCACGCTGAGGTCGGCGGCCGCGGCCGCCCGCGCGAAGAGGTGACGCAGGCGTTCCGGGGGCAGCAGGAACGAGTCCAGATTGCGGGCCGGTCGCCCCGCCGCCCGCGTCAGGTGCGTGGGGTCCAGGTAGTCTGGTCCCAGCTTGAAGGGGGCCACCTTCAGCC
The window above is part of the Deinococcus metallilatus genome. Proteins encoded here:
- a CDS encoding pyridoxal phosphate-dependent aminotransferase — encoded protein: MADLPPLLPRAPHGGPTARPFKGLDFSVNANPYGPNPRLLRALHAADHAHYPDPTYTGVRARLAAWHGVEADEVALAVGASDLLHRLARAFLPPGGTLLSLRAPFGELARAAALVRARVEVVADVPAVLAPDVRLVYLGQPHNPTGEVRTVGELRALADACAGVGALLLVDEAYMPFTAAPSSPRHPSVVRLLSPGKAHGLVGARPAYALAGPDVVARLENLAPAWHVPAGTAAILAALPDAGAFLAWTLPRVAREARVLAAGLAPFGHVEHHGTPYMTLEVGDGARVTAALLERGVKVRDCASYGYPERIRVSTRLSEENARLVAAVRVVLEGGEHG
- the cbiB gene encoding adenosylcobinamide-phosphate synthase CbiB, which encodes MFLKGRRRALLLALALDALGEPPARLHPVVWMGTYLKGARRRWQATTPGTQQREGGVTWALGAALSAGAGLLAGQLPGGWVTRGVLLKPLLARRALVAAVGEVHAALAADDLPEARRLLAWHLVSRETGELGAEEVAGAAIESLAENLSDSVVAPLLCFRWGGLPLTALYRYANTADALWGYRTPELEHPGKVAAHADDLLNLAPARLTALCAVLAALPAGLDPIGAWRIWRRDARFTPSPNAGQPMSAFAGALGVRLDKRGVYVLNAGGRLPAAADLARALRLARWTLALATLALLLPARRRRRG
- a CDS encoding cobyrinate a,c-diamide synthase, whose translation is MKRLVLAAPHSGSGKTTVAALLCLALRHRGLKVAPFKLGPDYLDPTHLTRAAGRPARNLDSFLLPPERLRHLFARAAAAADLSVLEGVMGLYDGRDPASDAHSTADLARLLAAPVVLVIDAGGSARTVAAVAHGLRSFGPDLKVVGVILNRVAGERHAALCEVALAQIGLPLLGFVPDDPALHLPARHLGLLSAERASWDEAQALRAAGTLKLDALLELADAPPLPLPTPPVPSPGHRARLAYALDEAFHFYYPDALDELRDAGAELVPFSPLRDAGLPPGVGGVLLGGGYPEAHAAELSANTSMRLALRAFAATGRPVIGECGGLMYLAETLEDADGNCFEMCGVLPYRTRMAPRLTLGYREATALTASPLAPAGTVLRGHEFHHSVLTHAPTHPAYTWMDGTGQRVEEGYARGNVLASYLHLHYGAEPEQAARLVAACS